Proteins encoded within one genomic window of Bombus terrestris chromosome 11, iyBomTerr1.2, whole genome shotgun sequence:
- the LOC100643776 gene encoding exocyst complex component 2 produces MGPPPVVTGVSPKEGPPGTRVIVRGEFLGNKAQDLIGLTICGCDCFLSAEWKSSNKIIARSGPCKGRGDIIVTTRSGGPGTSTVQFRGYHETIGPMKESAVWVEEAPMQSFVWGRRTLSPTNYQQEDPLGLSVEGNDKKFPEDELMELFGEGSGDLTSEKFHPGWFLLQHHHATTFEDLRAGLAFLKRKVNSQKEGQLSFLKANVGSVMEQLDTITLLKEQFETDIKTYGSDPTEKLEKAIKQSMSEANKLFDDVLARRDRADATRNALSVMQRYKFLFCMPINIEKNIKRGNYDLVINDYTRVKNLFKNTEVEVFKKVLNEIDNRIVMLKAHLRNKLEEMPFSLEEHKKIIRNLVNLEAEGDPAWDAIVSHSNYLKKSITNCIQEHLEVDNSNGEDWNKAKSIQNSKQSKSNKNDGTNIPPEISCIETICDIIVEQLPDLWRLGQSYFTGQLHVAVDAEKQTPFKNLVLSSMEHAMEGLKDTCGDDLDAVWLLHILRRIRQMYASLIHLDLPNEALDIFGKFILNLRLECFHTLFKQTKANIATLYKKETWQIEYLNEDGGVTKVPYLFEEMVIEVAKRARDTVVACGPREEPLFANPAHHLLYYHSIQALFTTFTRYCLQRLAFSGCEAALDVDESSVSQLVGSPSGYKSKNNKQQGPTWEQYLLISLSNIRYTLNTILPRIRDALKDQGYPSLSDADGWGSDWTQLGTLDAAVLDAYLERRCDPLVGTIEPSMYLGGLEWDFETEPTHVRPYAQEILANLIAVHAEVRRVAPALLYRVLSHIVETVAEELARLMSCVTQFGPAGIVQARTDITLLRSALQSYSTPRAKDFFEEALVAIPKPVQKDDYARIDMLFVKVKTSMHLQLSCLAYDATNNTPTLIADPNRVTTV; encoded by the exons ATGGGTCCACCGCCAGTGGTAACAGGAGTATCTCCTAAGGAAGGACCTCCAGGTACCCGCGTGATTGTTCGCGGTGAATTTCTGGGTAACAAAGCTCAAGATCTCATAG GTCTAACAATATGCGGATGTGATTGCTTCTTATCAGCAGAATGGAAATCTTCAAATAAGATCATTGCCAGATCAGGACCTTGTAAAGGTCGGGGTGATATTATAGTAACTACACGCAGTGGAGGACCAGGAACATCAACAGTACAATTCCGTGGTTATCATGAAACGATAGGTCCTATGAAAGAATCTGCAGTATGGGTGGAGGAAGCTCCTATGCAGAGTTTTGTCTGGGGGAGAAGGACACTCTCTCCAACGAATTATCAACAAGAAGACCCTTTAGGTTTAAGCGTAGAAGGCAATGA TAAGAAGTTCCCTGAAGATGAATTAATGGAACTTTTTGGGGAAGGTAGTGGAGATCTTACTAGTGAAAAATTTCACCCTGGTTGGTTCTTATTGCAACATCACCATGCTACTACTTTTGAAGATTTAAGGGCTGGATTGGCTTTTCTCAAAAGAAAAGTGAATTCCCAAAAAGAGGGTCAACTATCATTTTTAAAG GCTAATGTAGGGTCTGTAATGGAACAATTAGATACAATAACATTATTAAAAGAACAATTTGAAACAGATATAAAAACATATGGCAGTGATCCCACTGAAAAGTTAGAAAAAGCTATTAAACAGTCCATGTCAGAGGCTAATAAATTATTTGACGATGTGTTAGCACGAAGAGACAGAGCAGATGCAACGAGAAATGCATTGTCTGTAATGCAGAGATATAAATTCCTTTTTTGTATGCCaattaatatagaaaagaaCATAAAACGGGGAAATTATGATCTTGTTATTAACGATTACACGagagtaaaaaatttatttaaaaatacagaagTCGAAGTTTTTAAAAAAGTACTGAATGAAATCGATAATAGAATTGTCATGTTAAAAGCACATTTAAGAAATAAACTTGAAGAAATGCCCTTCAGTTTGGAGGAAcataagaaaataattagaaatcttGTTAATTTGGAAGCTGAAGGAGATCCAGCTTGGGATGCTATAG TTTCACATTCGAATTACTTGAAGAAAAGTATTACCAATTGTATACAAGAACATTTGGAAGTGGATAATTCAAATGGAGAGGATTGGAACAAAGCAAAATCAATACAGAACAGTAAACAATCAAAATCAAACAAAAATGATGGGACTAATATTCCCCCAGAAATATCATGTATTGAAACAATTTGTGATATAATTGTCGAGCAACTACCAGACTTATGGAGATTGGGTCAGAGCTACTTTACAGGACAGTTACATGTTGCAGTGGATGCAGAAAAACAGACACCTTTCAAG AACCTAGTACTATCAAGCATGGAGCATGCGATGGAAGGTTTGAAAGATACATGTGGCGATGATTTGGATGCTGTATGGCTTTTACATATCTTGCGTAGGATTAGACAAATGTACGCTTCATTAATTCATTTGGATTTACCAAACGAGGCATTAGATATTTTCGGAAAATTTATACTTAACTTAAG gcTGGAGTGTTTTCATACACTATTTAAACAAACGAAAGCAAACATAGCAACATTATACAAAAAAGAAACTTggcaaattgaatatttaaatgaagaTGGTGGCGTTACGAAAGTG CCATATCTGTTTGAAGAAATGGTTATAGAAGTCGCAAAGCGGGCGCGCGATACAGTAGTTGCTTGTGGCCCTCGAGAAGAACCTTTATTTGCTAATCCTGCTCATCATCTTCTATACTATCATTCTATCCAGGCACTGTTTACAACATTCACACGATATTGCCTACAGCGATTGGCATTCAGTGGCTGCGAAGCAGCTCTAGATGTTGACGAATCGTCTGTATCTCAATTAGTTGGTTCTCCTTCTGGCTATAAGAGCAAGAATAACAAGCAACAAGGCCCA ACGTGGGAACAATACCTCTTAATCTCATTAAGTAATATTCGTTATACACTGAACACCATCCTACCAAGAATTCGAGACGCGTTGAAGGATCAGGGTTATCCGAGTTTGTCAGATGCGGATGGATGGGGTTCCGATTGGACGCAACTGGGTACACTGGACGCGGCTGTACTGGATGCATATTTGGAACGTCGTTGTGACCCATTAGTTGGCACAATTGAACCAAGTATGTATCTGGGTGGATTAGAATGGGATTTTGAGACTGAACCTACTCACGTGAGACCGTATGCGCAAGAAATCCTAGCAAATTTAATTGCAGTTCACGCAGAG GTGCGCCGTGTCGCACCAGCTTTACTATATCGAGTACTCTCTCACATAGTTGAGACAGTAGCGGAAGAACTTGCAAGACTCATGTCGTGTGTTACTCAATTCGGACCGGCCGGAATTGTGCAAGCACGTACAGATATTACACTCCTGCGGAGTGCCTTACAGTCTTACAGTACACCGAGAGCAAA AGATTTCTTTGAAGAAGCACTAGTTGCAATACCGAAACCAGTTCAGAAAGACGACTATGCGCGAATCGACATGTTGTTCGTAAAAGTAAAAACTTCTATGCATTTGCAACTATCATGTCTTGCCTATGACGCAACCAATAATACTCCTACATTGATTGCTGATCCTAATCGCGTCACTACTGTATAG
- the LOC100643457 gene encoding RAC serine/threonine-protein kinase: protein MGDAAMNVAASGGGGQRVVKEGWLQKRGEHIKNWRSRYFVLRDDGTLVGFKAKPDQQMAAAAQPLNNFTVRGCQIMSVDRPKPYTFVIRGLQWAAVIERTFHVETEQEREDWVAAIRYVAARLASEKQSQQQPTQMQHSSSSEDVDMESSGGGRSDSCGSVGVVSSDVDGGSIDELSAKFSVQGTSNSKSTGKKKVTLENFEFLKVLGKGTFGKVILCREKATGHLYAIKILRKEVIIRKDEVAHTLTENRVLRTTNHPFLISLKYSFQTADRLCFVMEYVNGGELFFHLRRSRVFGEDRTRFYGAEIISALGYLHSQGIIYRDLKLENLLLDKDGHIKIADFGLCKEDITYGRTTKTFCGTPEYLAPEVLEDNDYGRAVDWWGVGVVMYEMICGRLPFYNKDHEKLFTLIVMEEVRFPRTISNEAKDMLGGLLIKDPSKRLGGGPNDAKEIMDHAFFSSIDWSDLVQKKIPPPFKPQVTSDTDTRYFDSEFTGESVELTPPDQGFLGSGGGLNSIAEEQEHFPQFSYQESHSAATSSIVSINH, encoded by the exons ATGGGAGACGCAGCGATGAACGTCGCAGCGTCCGGTGGCGGCGGTCAGCGTGTCGTTAAGGAAGGCTGGCTGCAAAAACGCG GAGAGCATATAAAGAATTGGAGGTCAAGGTATTTTGTTTTGCGGGACGATGGTACTTTAGTTGGGTTCAAAGCTAAGCCGGATCAACAAATGGCAGCTGCGGCACAGCCACTGAACAATTTTACTGTTCGTGGTTGTCAAATCATGTCTGTAGATAGACCTAAGCCTTATACTTTTGTCATAAGAGGTTTGCAATGGGCTGCTGTAATTGAGAGGACTTTTCATGTAGAAACAGAACAAGAAAGAGAAGATTGGGTTGCAGCAATAAG atATGTAGCTGCCAGGTTAGCAAGCGAGAAACAAAGTCAACAACAGCCTACGCAGATGCAACATTCGTCCTCGTCTGAAGATGTTGATATGGAATCTTCGGGAGGTGGTAGGTCAGACTCTTGTGGATCTGTCGGAGTAGTGTCTTCGGATGTAGATGGTGGCAGTATTGATGAACTATCTGCAAAATTTAGTGTTCAAGGAACATCGAATAGTAAAAGTACAGGGAAAAAAAAAGTA ACTcttgaaaattttgaatttttgaaagttCTGGGAAAGGGTACATTTGGGAAAGTAATCCTTTGCAGAGAAAAGGCAACGGGCCATTTATatgctattaaaatattacgaaaagaAGTTATTATTCGTAAAGACGAAGTCGCGCATACACTTACTGAAAATAGAGTACTGCGAACTACGAATCATCCGTTCCTAATT tcTTTAAAGTATAGCTTTCAAACAGCGGACAGGCTGTGCTTTGTAATGGAATATGTAAACGGCGGAGAGTTGTTCTTTCATTTAAGACGTTCTCGTGTGTTTGGCGAGGATCGTACTCGGTTTTACGGTGCTGAAATAATTTCAGCATTAGGTTACCTTCATTCGCAGGGTATCATTTATCGTGATCTCAAATTGGAGAATCTTCTCTTAGACAAGGATGGACATATTAAAATAGCTGACTTTGGATTATGTAAAGAAGATATAACGTACG GGAGAACGACGAAAACATTCTGTGGAACTCCTGAATATCTTGCACCAGAAGTGTTAGAAGATAACGATTACGGACGAGCCGTAGATTGGTGGGGAGTCGGTGTTGTTATGTATGAAATGATTTGTGGTCGATTACCTTTTTATAATAAGGACCATGAGAAGCTTTTCACGCTTATTGTAATGGAAGAAGTAAGATTTCCTAGAACGATTAGTAATGAAGCAAAAGACATGCTTGGTG GATTACTTATAAAAGATCCAAGTAAAAGATTAGGTGGTGGACCTAACGATGCGAAGGAAATTATGGATCATGCATTTTTTTCGTCAATTGATTGGTCGGATCTTGTACAGAAAAAAATTCCTCCTCCTTTTAAACCTCAAGTAACGTCTGACACAGACACCCGATATTTTGATAGTGAATTTACGGGTGAAAGCGTCGAACTTACGCCGCCTGATCAAGGATTTTTAGGTAGTGGAGGTGGTTTGAATTCGATAGCCGAAGAACAAGAGCATTTCCCCCAATTTTCCTATCAGGAAAGTCACTCAGCAGCAACATCTTCCATTGTTTCCATTAATCACTGA
- the LOC100643335 gene encoding acid phosphatase type 7, translating into MDLTIGLVVLSLFSVTIGNVIYYQPEAVHLSYGDTIHDIVVTWTTRNNTDESIVEYGIGGLILAAQGNSTLFIDGGNEKQKQYIHRVWLKNLEPNSNYLYHCGSKYGWSNIFYLKTAPEVSAKWSPHIVIFGDMGNENAQSLPRLQEEAQRGLYDAAIHIGDFAYDMNTDNARVGDEFMKQIQEVAAYLPYMTVPGNHEEKYNFSNYRSRFTMPGNSEGLWYSFNVGPVHFIGIETEAYYFMNYGIKQLVKQYNWLEKDLTEANMPKNRAQRPWIVVFGHRPMYCSNANADDCTNHQSLIRVGLPIVNWFGLEDLFFKYKVDLLLWAHEHSYERLWPIYNFKVQNGSYENPYKNYKAPVHIITGSAGCKEGREKFIPHKPEWSAYRSSDYGYTRMKAYNQTHLYLEQVSDDKEGAVLDHVWLIKDNVLPSYNVDLLANKI; encoded by the exons ATGGATTTGACAATTGGATTAGTTGTTTTATCTTTGTTTTCTGTCACAATAGGCAATGTTATTTACTATCAACCTGAAGCTGTACATTTATCCTATGGAG ATACTATTCATGACATTGTTGTAACATGGACCACAAGAAACAATACTGATGAATCAATCGTTGAATATGGAATAGGAGGACTAATCCTTGCAGCTCAAGGAAATTCTACTTTATTTATTGATGGTggaaatgaaaaacaaaaacaatataTTCATAGAGTATGGTTAAAAAATTTAGAACCTAATTCCAATTACC tgTATCACTGTGGTAGCAAATATGGATGGtccaatatattttatttaaaaactgcCCCCGAGGTATCAGCAAAATGGTCACCTCACATTGTTATTTTTGGCGATATGGGTAATGAAAATGCTCAAAGTTTACCTAGATTGCAAGAAGAAGCACAACGTGGACTATATGATGCAGCAATTCACATTGGAGATTTTGCATATGATATGAATACGGATAATGCACGTGTTGGAGATGAATTTATGAAACAAATACAAGAAGTGGCTGCATATTTACCATATATGACAGTACCTGGTAATCATGAAGAGAAATATAACTTCAGTAATTACAG GTCACGTTTTACAATGCCTGGCAATTCTGAAGGTTTATGGTATAGTTTTAATGTAGGACCAGTTCACTTCATAGGAATTGAAACAGAagcttattactttatgaattATGGTATAAAGCAACTTGTTAAACAGTATAACTGGTTAGAAAAAGATTTAACAGAAGCAAACATGCCAAAGAATAG GGCACAAAGACCATGGATAGTTGTATTTGGTCACAGACCAATGTATTGCAGCAATGCTAATGCCGATGACTGCACCAATCATCAAAGTTTAATAAGAGTTGGATTGCCAATTGTAAATTGGTTTGGTCTCGAGGATCTTTTCTTTAAGTACAAAGTAGATTTATTATTATGGGCTCATGAACATAGTTATGAACGTTTGTGGCCCATATACAATTTTAAG gTACAAAATGGTAGTTATGAAAATCCGTACAAAAACTACAAGGCACCTGTGCATATAATAACTGGATCAGCAGGATGTAAAGAAGGTCGCGAAAAGTTTATTCCGCATAAACCAGAATGGTCTGCGTACCGTAGCTCTGATTATGGATATACCCGGATGAAAGCATATAATCAGACTCATCTTTATCTCGAACAG GTATCCGATGACAAAGAAGGAGCAGTTTTGGATCATGTTTGGCTCATAAAGGATAATGTCTTACCATCATACAATGTGGATCTTcttgcaaataaaatataa